A genome region from Penicillium psychrofluorescens genome assembly, chromosome: 3 includes the following:
- a CDS encoding uncharacterized protein (ID:PFLUO_005187-T1.cds;~source:funannotate), protein MQSLWSRSAPSQSTCRCVSCLNTAAKGITSRSATAASRRKLRIGNSVTLFYTSIFAGAALADARGKDKRRNDWDEKIAAVKAEVNELVDEEQRILDALWSRRKQRGLDRFFSHLGGLGTIPKCPPSIGHSARIHGSTRPFHTQRRLMDAASAQVPESTPVNHEQGLEHQEPEDGELYGEEDESIPDWAFHEPLRLKAIQKLALTQFAIRLLLRPTIAHRYSGISMNYASDPNIPNVNVEKLLGELNNIRRRIHELKTQRNAEFGDIISDYMILSQAQMQERRNSLEAELKDDVDLFMSRQMSLEELLLRLSNNLLNSPDPDRTPSFRTMMVAFTRARQNDLGDLLLRTLLPHYFQLTQSLIVTTISFFRKSKNLKGFDQFLEMLSGHGGYPANLGKSVYRRRKLNGIDLVVPTLDSSNPVIYTALISAALRFDQPDRADAWLQAARSVGFFDDWNTLFSYLRFYSIRQDWDKGTHVLKRAVTFLVSSTDHSPEQVERLLVRMVHLCDSCGQKDTAEALIAAAMHSGFDPAMPSGQSDVVPIVDSSFSRWRKAADGVPTENLDRPLWQQCQEFANIVQKRLDRLEIFGNTSTPHHTDLAGRHAQSALSATLGGSSMDTEAANVEGATPETQTSALNPDGTTSREDVTALKAEMAQLRALVFELRKHHIQDSFKEDESLSDEEAASDIPQTQTQTQTPPPDTPTRPTQPLNVEFERISTLINSDKFNTAPSVLYPRGLGKLRQSRKQRADFNRGAAHISSSSFSSASTTTPSENTAAAQTMSSIPAQPNSEQAKTGWSNLSPAARRRLWREEQLRTQSVETME, encoded by the coding sequence ATGCAGAGTTTGTGGTCCCGTTCTGCCCCGTCGCAGTCAACCTGCCGGTGTGTCTCCTGCTTGAACACCGCCGCCAAGGGAATCACCTCACGATCGGCCACCGCGGCAAGCAGGAGGAAACTGCGCATCGGGAACTCTGTCACCCTCTTCTATACTagcatcttcgccggcgccgcTCTTGCCGATGCGCGCGGCAAAGATAAACGCCGAAATGATTGGGACGAGAAGATCGCAGCCGTCAAGGCGGAAGTGAATGAGTTGGTGGATGAGGAACAACGGATCTTGGATGCATTATGGTCGCGCAGGAAACAACGAGGACTCGATCGATTTTTTTCGCACCTGGGAGGGTTGGGCACAATTCCGAAATGCCCGCCGTCAATCGGACACTCCGCCCGGATACATGGGTCGACGAGACCATTTCATACTCAGCGCAGATTGATGGACGCAGCCAGTGCTCAGGTCCCTGAAAGTACCCCGGTGAATCATGAGCAAGGTTTGGAGCATCAGGAGCCGGAAGACGGGGAGCTTTATGGGGAAGAGGACGAAAGCATTCCCGACTGGGCTTTTCATGAGCCTCTCCGTCTGAAGGCCATACAAAAACTGGCATTGACACAATTTGCGATTCGGCTCTTGCTTCGGCCGACAATTGCGCATCGCTACTCGGGTATTTCAATGAACTACGCTTCAGACCCGAATATCCCGAACGTCAACGTCGAGAAACTTCTTGGGGAGCTGAACAACATCCGACGTCGCATTCATGAATTGAAAACACAAAGAAACGCAGAGTTTGGAGATATCATATCCGACTATATGATTCTCAGCCAAGCCCAGATGCAGGAGCGGCGCAACAGCCTTGAAGCCGAGCTCAAGGACGATGTTGATTTGTTCATGAGCAGGCAGATGTCtcttgaagagcttctgctgcgcctATCGAACAATCTCTTGAACtctccagacccagaccgcACTCCATCCTTCAGAACCATGATGGTCGCCTTCACCCGAGCCCGCCAAAATGACTTGGGGGACCTACTTCTACGAACTCTACTTCCTCATTACTTTCAGCTGACCCAATCGCTCATTGTCACGACTATTTCTTTTTTCCGCAAGTCCAAAAACCTCAAGGGATTTGACCAGTTCCTGGAAATGCTCAGCGGCCACGGTGGCTACCCGGCTAATCTGGGGAAATCCGTCTACCGACGCCGGAAGCTCAATGGGATTGACTTGGTGGTTCCCACTCTGGACAGTAGCAATCCAGTCATCTATACTGCGCTAATCTCAGCTGCCTTACGCTTTGATCAACCGGACCGAGCGGACGCCTGGCTCCAGGCAGCTCGTAGCGTTGGTTTCTTTGACGACTGGAATACTCTTTTCTCCTACCTGCGTTTCTACAGCATTCGCCAGGACTGGGATAAGGGAACTCATGTATTGAAAAGAGCTGTTACCTTCCTCGTCTCGTCGACGGACCATTCTCCCGAGCAAGTCGAGCGGTTACTCGTGCGGATGGTACATCTCTGCGATTCCTGCGGCCAGAAGGACACCGCGGAGGCATTgattgctgctgcgatgCACAGTGGATTTGACCCGGCCATGCCATCGGGCCAATCTGATGTCGTGCCAATCGTTGActccagcttctcgcggtGGAGGAAGGCAGCTGATGGAGTGCCGACCGAAAATCTCGACCGCCCCTTGTGGCAACAGTGCCAGGAGTTCGCGAATATTGTTCAAAAGCGGCTGGATCGTCTTGAGATATTTGGAAACACCAGCACCCCACATCACACCGACTTGGCTGGTCGGCATGCACAAAGCGCTCTGTCCGCTACGCTAGGCGGTAGCTCAATGGACACAGAAGCTGCTAATGTGGAGGGAGCAACCCCAGAGACACAGACGTCTGCTCTCAACCCCGATGGCACGACCTCCAGAGAGGACGTCACTGCTCTCAAGGCGGAAATGGCCCAACTCCGCGCCCTCGTCTTCGAACTCCGCAAGCACCACATCCAAGACTCCTTCAAAGAAGACGAATCTCTTTCTGACGAGGAAGCGGCATCCGATATACCGCAgacccaaacccaaacccaaacGCCTCCCCCAGACACCCCCACCAGGCCCACTCAGCCACTCAACGTCGAATTTGAGCGAATTTCGACTCTCATCAACAGCGACAAATTCAACACCGCGCCTTCCGTCCTGTACCCTAGAGGATTGGGGAAACTGCGCCAAAGCCGCAAACAGCGCGCCGATTTCAACCGGGGAGCGGCTCATatatcttcttcctctttctcatccGCATCCACAACCACTCCCTCGGAAAACACCGCCGCTGCACAGACAATGTCTTCTATCCCTGCACAGCCAAATAGCGAGCAAGCAAAAACGGGCTGGTCGAATCTCAGTCCCGCGGCACGCAGACGGCTTTGGCGCGAGGAACAGCTACGTACCCAGTCTGTGGAAACTATGGAGTAG
- a CDS encoding uncharacterized protein (ID:PFLUO_005188-T1.cds;~source:funannotate): protein MVDRRPDADGEGSRAKRQKMDAGSDPRDNPYLAHMYEEQQTNGDKSSALAKFKRHQTTAALAKKAEDGDVNPFSHQPFSSKYFSILKTRRDLPVHQQRDEFLQLYQQSQILVFVGETGSGKTTQIPQFVLFDDLPQTQRKMVACTQPRRVAAMSVAQRVAAEMDVKLGEEVGYSIRFEDMTSPKTLLKYMTDGMLLREAMNDHNLSRYSTIILDEAHERTMATDVLMGLLKEVVQRRPDLKIIIMSATLDAQKFQRYFMDAPLLAVPGRTHPVEIFYTPEPEQDYVEAAIRTVLQIHATEAEGDILLFLTGEEEIEDASRKISLEADEMVREADAGPIKVYPLYGSLPPHMQQRIFDPPPPPRRPGGRPGRKVIVSTNIAETSLTIDGIVYVVDPGFSKQKIYNPRIRVESLLVSPISKASAQQRAGRAGRTRPGKCFRLYTEGAFKKELIDQTYPEILRSNLSSTVLELKKLGIDDLVHFDLMDPPAPETLMRALEELNYLACLDDDGNLTPLGRLASEFPLDPALAVMLISSPEFYCSNEILSITALLSVPQVFVRPASQRKRADEMKDLFAHQDGDHLTLLNVYHAFKSDAAQANLKQWCHDHYLSLRSLQSADNVRSQLLRIMEREELEMISTPFEDKKYYENIRRALCAGFFMQIAKKDAQGKSMYTTIKDNQNVLLHPSTVLAVDAEWILYNEFVLTTKNYIRTVTSVKPEWLLDIAPTYYDVNSFPKGEIRASLLRAADRLARKEKMRGDKRR from the exons ATGGTTGATCGTCGCCCGGACGCTGACGGTGAAGGCTCACGTGCAAAGCGCCAGAAGATGGACGCAGGCTCTGACCCTCGCGACAACCCCTACCTCGCGCACATGtacgaggagcagcagaccaACGGGGACAAGAGTTCGGCCCTGGCCAAGTTCAAGCGCCACCAGACCACGGCCGCGCTCGCGAAGAAGgctgaggatggcgacgTCAACCCTTTCAGCCAccagcccttctccagcaaaTATTTCTCCATCCTGAAAACTCGTCGGGATCTGCCCgtgcaccagcagcg CGATGAGTTCCTCCAGCTGTATCAACAGTCGCAAATCCTCGTTTTCGTCGGTGAGACGGGTTCCGGAAAAACTACCCAGATCCCGCAGTTCGTCCTATTCGATGACCTCCCGCAGACCCAGCGCAAGATGGTCGCCTGTACGCAGCCCCGTCGAGTGGCGGCCATGTCCGTCGCCCAGCGTGTTGCAGCCGAGATGGATGTCAAACTGGGCGAAGAAGTGGGTTACAGCATTCGTTTCGAGGATATGACCAGCCCCAAGACCCTTTTGAAATACATGACCGACGGTATGCTCCTGCGAGAGGCCATGAACGACCACAACCTGTCCCGCTACAGTACCATCATCCTTGACGAGGCCCACGAAAGAACCATGGCGACTGATGTCCTGATGGGTCTTCTGAAGGAGGTTGTGCAACGCCGGCCAGACCTGAAGATCATTATCATGTCTGCCACTCTGGATGCCCAAAAGTTCCAGCGCTACTTCATGGATGCACCCCTTCTTGCTGTTCCTGGACGAACACACCCCGTCGAGATTTTCTACACCCCCGAACCCGAACAAGACTATGTCGAGGCAGCGATTCGTACCGTGTTGCAGATTCACGCAACCGAGGCTGAAGGAGACATCCTCCTGTTTCTGACGGGTGAGGAAGAGATTGAAGATGCATCTCGCAAAATATCTTTGGAGGCAGATGAGATGGTAAGAGAAGCCGATGCGGGTCCTATCAAGGTGTACCCGTTGTATGGCAGTCTTCCTCCGCATATGCAACAGCGCATCTTCGATCCCCCACCGCCACCCCGTCGACCAGGTGGCCGCCCGGGACGCAAGGTCATTGTCTCCACCAACATTGCCGAAACGTCTCTGACCATCGATGGTATCGTCTATGTCGTCGACCCCGGATTCTCCAAGCAGAAGATCTACAACCCTCGGATTCGTGTCGAGTCGCTACTGGTGTCCCCAATTTCCAAGGCCTCTGCTCAGCAGAGAGCTGGTCGTGCCGGTCGTACGCGCCCCGGTAAATGCTTCCGTCTGTATACGGAGGGAGCTTTCAAGAAGGAGTTGATTGACCAGACCTATCCGGAGATTCTCCGATCCAACCTGTCGTCCACCGTTTTAGAACTGAAGAAGCTTGGAATCGACGACCTCGTCCACTTTGATCTTATGGATCCACCTGCGCCCGAAACTTTGATGAGAGCGTTGGAGGAGCTCAACTACCTGGCATGtttggatgatgatggcaatcTCACTCCTCTAGGCCGCCTGGCATCAGAGTTCCCTCTGGACCCCGCACTTGCTGTGATGCTGATCAGCTCACCGGAATTCTATTGCTCAAATGAGATCCTGTCTATTACCGCCTTGCTGTCGGTTCCTCAAGTCTTCGTTCGGCCCGCTTCCCAGCGGAAGCGTGCCGATGAGATGAAGGATCTGTTCGCCCACCAGGACGGCGACCATCTCACCCTTCTGAACGTCTACCACGCTTTCAAGAGTgacgcggcgcaggcgaATCTAAAGCAATGGTGCCACGACCACTATCTCTCGCTGCGCTCCCTGCAGTCCGCCGACAATGTCCGCTCGCAGCTGCTCCGCATCATGGAGCGAGAGGAGCTCGAAATGATCTCCACTCCGTTCGAGGACAAGAAGTACTACGAGAACATTCGGCGTGCGTTGTGTGCTGGTTTCTTCATGCAGATCGCCAAGAAGGATGCCCAGGGCAAGAGCATGTATACCACCATCAAGGATAACCAGAACGTCCTCCTGCATCCGTCCACCGTCTTGGCTGTTGACGCCGAATGGATCTTGTACAACGAATTTGTGCTCACAACGAAGAACTATATTCGAACAGTCACTTCTGTCAAGCCCGAGTGGCTCTTG GATATTGCTCCCACCTACTACGATGTCAACAGCTTTCCCAAGGGTGAAATCCGAGCTTCTCTGCTCCGTGCTGCCGATAGACTTGCCCGGAAAGAGAAAATGCGCGGTGACAAGCGCCGATAG
- a CDS encoding uncharacterized protein (ID:PFLUO_005189-T1.cds;~source:funannotate), translating into MDSYSEDAAPPFCIGHHEPNRQVPVTAKVVRHVHESNYDMMTVSITTSHFHSRVLGLLSSHLSNLQKPSYDAVGTMATTPNSQPLVIPPLSKADSYLTPNEATSQLIGVTSSWIDLCSPDPLIADLSRQVLMLEVAYAAFCGIGYLLIPGPKLHHSGMHSEGVIYYARAIQDALALGPYIQFHIWLQMVDNPEVEVDTIGDLAALAREEYIEPEQGPPPKLDLFGTWDAWDAIRKTCKYHTRLLVALVLPKQLPALFVQSRWHSEPVHLLTIDSSAFLKNQKGFPVLSKAHQGLISKLMRLRTAPWILLCGIGPIPGLDNMEDTEPGQSHLPGSEYPSLSQAAGADKKHYDPTPHLSYMRNLQQRQPSRTAIERFGTGYQDYLQAPLQPLTVNLESITYEVFEKDPIKYDWYERAIAKALRDWADQKRPTSHPDGKVIVAVVGAGRGPLVTRAIRASAESGVDIDIWAVEKNQNAFVLLQRHNETIWGDKVTLVQSDMRSWKGPRVRKAGSQESVGESLGIENSLLYNPNNGNNNAHSTAPGFSYTYVDIIVSELLGSFADNELSPECLDGVNDLINPDHGVSIPASYSAHFTPISAPKLHCDVMNQSISNPAAPETPYVVMLHAIDFLSTLDSPAASAADSTLGDATSQNGYGRSSAQGTPSSTTEFPTPLVQTAWSFSHPNRNIPPQQPGSATLSNAHNVRQTRLSFPAQNRGVCHGLAGYFETVLYPGIELSTNPVTMEAKSANMISWFPIYFPLKTPLNVPEGGEIVATMYRQTDDRKVWYEWVVEVFALERIAPASATLATHPASGSRGVSPGLESVKSKQNGVQQPRKSPSFRAGYRRVRVGMSDLHSSIKDGCLM; encoded by the exons ATGGACTCCTACTCGGAGGACGCAGCCCCGCCGTTTTGCATCGGCCATCATGAGCCCAACCGCCAAGTGCCTGTCACCGCAAAGGTGGTTCGGCATGTACACGAAAGCAAT TATGATATGATGACGGTGTCAATTACTACCTCGCATTTCCACTCCCGTGTACTGGGGTTGTTGTCCTCTCATCTGTCGAATCTGCAGAAGCCTTCGTACGATGCAGTAGGGACCATGGCAACCACACCGAATTCACAGCCACTCGTGATCCCACCACTATCGAAGGCGGACTCGTATCTTACTCCCAACGAAGCTACTAGCCAATTGATCGGAGTGACCAGCAGCTGGATTGATCTGTGCTCCCCAGATCCGTTGATCGCAGACCTGTCCCGCCAAGTGCTGATGCTGGAAGTGGCATATGCCGCCTTCTGTGGCATTGGATACCTCCTCATCCCTGGCCCCAAATTGCATCACAGCGGGATGCACTCTGAAGGCGTGATATACTATGCCCGAGCGATTCAGGACGCTTTGGCCCTGGGTCCCTATATCCAATTCCACATCTGGCTCCAGATGGTCGACAACCCTGAAGTGGAGGTCGATACCATTGGCGACCTGGCCGCGCTGGCTCGTGAAGAGTACATCGAGCCGGAACAGGGCCCTCCTCCCAAACTGGACTTGTTCGGGACGTGGGACGCATGGGATGCCATCCGCAAGACTTGTAAATACCATACAAGGCTGCTCGTAG CTCTCGTCTTGCCCAAACAGCTCCCCGCTTTATTTGTGCAGTCTCGGTGGCACTCAGAACCAGTGCACCTGCTGACAATTGATTCCTCTGCATTTCTCAAAAATCAGAAAGGGTTCCCAGTTTTGTCCAAGGCACACCAGGGCTTGATCTCCAAGCTGATGCGTCTTCGGACCGCGCCGTGGATCCTTCTGTGCGGGATTGGTCCCATTCCGGGGCTTGACAATATGGAAGATACTGAACCCGGCCAGTCGCATCTTCCAGGGTCAGAATATCCCAGCCTCTCACAGGCGGCAGGTGCAGACAAAAAGCACTACGACCCGACGCCCCACCTCTCGTATATGCGCAATCTCCAGCAGAGACAACCCTCGCGCACTGCAATTGAGCGATTTGGCACCGGGTATCAGGACTATCTGCAAGCACCCTTGCAGCCACTCACGGTCAACTTGGAGAGTATCACGTACGAGGTGTTTGAAAAAGACCCCATCAAGTATGACTGGTACGAGCGGGCCATTGCGAAGGCGCTGAGGGACTGGGCAGACCAGAAAAGGCCGACGTCTCACCCTGATGGCAAAGTTATTGTGGCTGTTGTGGGTGCTGGCCGAGGCCCGCTGGTGACTCGAGCAATCCGGGCTAGCGCAGAGTCCGGAGTCGACATTGACATATGGGCAGTAGAGAAGAACCAAAATGCATTTGTGCTGCTCCAGCGCCACAACGAGACCATCTGGGGCGACAAGGTGACGCTAGTCCAGTCGGACATGCGCAGCTGGAAGGGTCCTCGCGTACGCAAGGCAGGGTCACAGGAGTCGGTGGGAGAATCGCTAGGCATTGAAAACTCACTGCTATATAATCCGAACAACGGCAACAACAATGCCCACTCCACGGCTCCCGGGTTCTCTTACACCTACGTTGACATCATTGTGTCAGAGCTGCTGGGCTCTTTTGCCGACAATGAACTATCGCCTGAATGCCTAGACGGTGTAAACGACCTCATCAACCCTGACCATGGTGTCTCCATTCCAGCTTCCTACTCGGCCCATTTTACGCCCATCTCTGCTCCTAAGCTGCATTGCGATGTTATGAATCAATCTATATCCAATCCGGCAGCGCCAGAAACGCCATACGTGGTCATGTTGCACGCCATCGATTTTCTTTCTACTTTGGATTCACCtgcggcctcggcggccgatTCAACTTTGGGAGACGCTACGAGTCAAAATGGGTATGGTCGATCCTCAGCGCAAGGCACACCATCCTCCACAACCGAATTTCCCACCCCATTGGTGCAAACCGCGTGGTCTTTCTCGCATCCCAACAGGAATATCCCACCCCAACAGCCGGGAAGTGCAACGCTTTCTAACGCACACAACGTGCGCCAAACCCGTCTGTCCTTCCCTGCCCAAAACCGGGGCGTGTGTCACGGCCTCGCGGGTTACTTCGAAACTGTTCTATACCCGGGCATAGAGCTCTCGACTAATCCAGTGACCATGGAGGCGAAGAGTGCCAACATGATCAGTTGGTTCCCAATATACTTTCCGCTGAAG ACCCCACTCAACGTCCCAGAGGGCGGCGAGATCGTCGCCACCATGTACCGCCAAACGGACGACCGCAAGGTCTGGTATGAATGGGTAGTGGAAGTCTTTGCCTTGGAGCGTATAGCACCGGCCTCTGCAACGCTTGCGACGCACCCGGCCAGTGGTTCGCGCGGTGTTTCGCCGGGTCTGGAGAGTGTCAAGAGCAAGCAGAATGGTGTGCAACAGCCACGGAAAAGCCCGAGTTTTCGGGCTGGCTACCGCCGGGTACGAGTGGGCATGAGCGACTTGCACTCGAGCATCAAGGATGGATGTCTGATGTGA
- a CDS encoding uncharacterized protein (ID:PFLUO_005190-T1.cds;~source:funannotate), which yields MAALPETYRALVLNAIGEPLEVQTKPTPQATPGSAVVKILAAKILSYGGDIYNGKRKYPLPTPLVPGSGAVGRVAAVGSDATSLAAGDLVLVDIYLRGRDDPSIAALSGVHEGHTETSSRLMRGEWRDSTYAEYAKMPLENCYKLDEKRLLGPTTAGGLGYTVEDLLAMLVQPVAFGGMRCIGIEPGDKVIVSPATGSFGSAAVQVALAMGASVIAMGRNMDALKKLQTICAEDRVQLVQITNDQQQEMEALAKCGPADAFFDISPPAAAGSSHIRSGMLSLKHSGRVCLMGSGIGDVAIPAAALTYKNLTIKGKWMYERADILKMIQMAEGGLLKLGSQAGWVTAGRYQLEQWEEAFASAAKHAGPGERVLFEFR from the coding sequence ATGGCTGCCCTCCCAGAAACATACCGCGCACTCGTCCTCAACGCCATCGGCGAGCCCCTCGAAGTCCAAACGAAACCTACCCCACAAGCAACCCCCGGCAGCGCGGTGGTGAAGATCCTCGCAGCCAAGATCCTCTCCTACGGGGGCGACATCTACAACGGCAAGCGCAAATACCCGCTCCCAACACCCCTTGtcccaggatctggagcagTCGGCCGCGTCGCAGCGGTGGGCTCCGACGCGACGAGTCTCGCAGCCGGCGATCTAGTCCTGGTCGACATCTACCTCCGGGGCCGCGACGATCCCAGCATCGCCGCGCTTTCGGGTGTCCATGAGGGACACACCGAGACCAGTTCGCGGTTAATGCGCGGCGAATGGCGCGACTCGACGTATGCGGAGTACGCGAAGATGCCGCTGGAGAACTGCTACAAGCTCGATGAGAAGCGGCTGCTCGGGCCGACCACTGCAGGGGGGTTGGGATATACGGTTGAAGACCTGCTGGCCATGTTAGTGCAGCCTGTTGCGTTCGGCGGGATGCGGTGCATTGGGATAGAGCCTGGCGACAAGGTTATTGTTAGTCCTGCGACGGGGTCGTTTGGGAGCGCCGCCGTGCAggtggcgttggcgatggGTGCTAGCGTTATTGCGATGGGGCGCAACATGGAcgcgctgaagaagcttcAGACAATCTGTGCGGAAGATCGGgtccagctggtccagatTACGAacgaccagcagcaggagatggaggcgcTGGCGAAATGCGGCCCGGCCGATGCGTTCTTCGATATCTCCCCGCCTGCGGCAGCGGGATCAAGCCATATCCGGAGCGGGATGTTGTCGCTCAAGCACTCTGGCCGCGTGTGCTTGATGGGCTCTGGAATCGGGGATGTGGCTATCCCGGCTGCGGCGTTGACATATAAGAATCTCACGATCAAGGGGAAATGGATGTATGAGCGCGCGGATATCCTGAAGATGATCCAGATGGCAGAGGGGGGACTGTTGAAGCTGGGCAGTCAGGCAGGTTGGGTGACTGCTGGGAGATACCAGTTGGAGCAGTGGGAAGAGGCATTTGCCAGCGCGGCCAAACATGCCGGACCGGGGGAGCGCGTATTGTTCGAGTTTCGATAG